One stretch of Streptomyces sp. NBC_01363 DNA includes these proteins:
- a CDS encoding phosphate ABC transporter substrate-binding protein PstS has protein sequence MRPATVSRLTMAVAALVCALLALHPTTAQAASYTKISGGGSTWSSNALDQWRRNVAANSGMTVNYSPVGSSVGREQFKNGTADFAVSEIPYGLTESGMRDAPPKRGYAYMPIVAGGTAFMYNLRIGGRKVTNLRLSGEVITKIFTGALTMWNAPEIRADNPGLVLPARRIIPVVRSDGSGTTAQLTTWLAKEHGALWDAYCRRAGRSTPCGMTSYFPVVPGSSTIAKSGSLGVSGYTKQGHAEGAITYVEYSYAIKTHFPVAKVLNASGYYVEPTASSVAVALMKARIDEDKNSENYLTQILDGVYRSADRRTYPLSSYSYMIVPTAAESPFTAAKGRTLGAFANYFLCEGQQQAEELGYSPLPKNLVEAGFTQVRRIPGAPTAAVDIKSCRNPTFSADGSNTLARNAPYPQACDKRGTTQCADGTAGAKERTRVNAGANGGGSGGGSAGGGAGGGAGSAGGAGGAGAAGASGGSTGTDGASGGTGGGAASGAVDPDTGERIAGSAGAGTGDASVVGNPVTLAAGDSPGLRGVLMALSAVLLVGVVVGPPLTARALAARSRRKEGLR, from the coding sequence GTGAGACCGGCAACCGTCTCCCGACTGACCATGGCGGTGGCGGCACTGGTGTGCGCGCTGCTCGCCCTGCACCCGACGACCGCCCAGGCCGCCTCGTACACGAAGATCAGCGGCGGGGGCTCCACCTGGAGCTCCAACGCGCTCGACCAGTGGCGCCGCAACGTCGCCGCCAACAGCGGCATGACGGTCAACTACTCGCCGGTCGGTTCCTCGGTGGGCCGTGAGCAGTTCAAGAACGGCACGGCGGACTTCGCCGTCTCCGAGATCCCGTACGGACTGACCGAGTCCGGCATGCGGGACGCGCCGCCGAAGCGCGGATACGCGTACATGCCGATCGTGGCCGGCGGCACGGCCTTCATGTACAACCTGCGGATCGGCGGCCGGAAGGTCACCAACCTGCGGCTCTCCGGCGAGGTCATCACCAAGATCTTCACCGGCGCGCTCACGATGTGGAACGCCCCCGAGATCCGGGCCGACAACCCCGGTCTCGTGCTCCCCGCCCGCCGCATCATCCCCGTCGTGCGCTCCGACGGCTCCGGTACGACCGCCCAGCTGACCACCTGGCTGGCCAAGGAGCACGGCGCGCTGTGGGACGCGTACTGCAGGCGTGCCGGGCGCTCCACCCCCTGCGGGATGACCTCGTACTTCCCCGTCGTGCCGGGCTCCTCGACGATCGCCAAGTCCGGTTCGCTGGGCGTCTCCGGCTACACCAAGCAGGGGCACGCCGAAGGCGCGATCACCTACGTCGAGTACTCGTACGCGATCAAGACCCACTTCCCGGTGGCGAAGGTGCTCAACGCCTCCGGCTACTACGTCGAGCCGACCGCCTCCAGTGTCGCCGTGGCGCTGATGAAGGCCCGGATCGACGAGGACAAGAACTCCGAGAACTACCTCACCCAGATCCTGGACGGCGTCTACCGCTCGGCCGACCGGCGCACCTACCCGCTCTCCTCCTACAGCTACATGATCGTGCCCACCGCGGCCGAGTCGCCGTTCACCGCCGCCAAGGGCAGGACGCTCGGCGCCTTCGCCAACTACTTCCTCTGCGAGGGCCAGCAGCAGGCCGAGGAGCTCGGCTACTCGCCACTGCCCAAGAACCTCGTCGAAGCCGGATTCACCCAGGTCCGCAGGATCCCGGGCGCGCCGACCGCCGCCGTCGACATCAAGAGCTGCCGCAACCCCACCTTCTCCGCCGACGGCTCCAACACCCTGGCCAGGAACGCCCCGTACCCCCAGGCCTGCGACAAGCGCGGCACCACGCAGTGCGCGGACGGCACGGCGGGCGCCAAGGAGCGGACCCGGGTGAACGCCGGTGCGAACGGCGGCGGTTCCGGCGGCGGATCCGCCGGTGGCGGTGCGGGCGGCGGCGCGGGTTCCGCGGGCGGTGCGGGCGGCGCCGGTGCCGCGGGAGCGTCGGGAGGCTCCACCGGTACGGACGGGGCGTCCGGCGGGACGGGGGGCGGTGCGGCCTCGGGCGCCGTCGACCCCGACACCGGCGAACGGATCGCCGGCTCGGCCGGTGCCGGGACCGGGGACGCCTCCGTCGTCGGCAACCCGGTCACCCTCGCCGCGGGCGACTCACCGGGGCTGCGCGGCGTGCTGATGGCGCTCTCCGCCGTCCTGCTCGTCGGCGTGGTCGTCGGACCACCGCTCACCGCGCGGGCGCTCGCCGCCCGCAGCCGTCGCAAGGAAGGGCTGCGATGA
- the pstA gene encoding phosphate ABC transporter permease PstA, whose protein sequence is MTIAPERPVTTAERAAPVGERRRSLGLLRATDVYALLGAAAAALSITWLLFARLLPFSGTVGFLAVAYGLFLALYGLLVSFDENGPAVRDRLAAVVVQSLGLVMVVALGFVVVFTLWEGRKALPHPNFFTQDMAEAGPLDPLSAGGILHAILGTLEQITVALALTVPTGMVCAVFLNEVPGRFARFVRTVVEAMTALPSIVAGLFVYATVILALGFDRSGLAASLALAVMMLPIIIRAADVVIRLVPGALREASYALGTSRWRTVWHVVLPTARSGLTTSVILGTARGIGETSPVLLTAGFTAEINGDPLSGPQVSLPLATFEFVKSPEPTMIARGFGTAAVLMALVLVLFVVARVIGGRGPGQLIRRQEHRRVQASRRDAERFAARSGRRAPRETPMDTRSE, encoded by the coding sequence ATGACCATCGCACCCGAGAGGCCCGTCACCACCGCGGAACGGGCCGCGCCCGTGGGGGAGCGGCGGCGGTCCCTGGGCCTGCTGCGCGCCACCGACGTGTACGCGCTGCTCGGCGCCGCGGCAGCCGCGCTGTCGATCACCTGGCTGCTGTTCGCCCGGCTGCTGCCGTTCAGCGGGACCGTCGGCTTCCTGGCCGTCGCGTACGGGCTGTTCCTCGCCCTGTACGGACTGCTGGTCTCCTTCGACGAGAACGGCCCCGCGGTACGGGACCGGCTGGCCGCCGTCGTCGTGCAGAGCCTCGGCCTGGTCATGGTCGTCGCGCTCGGCTTCGTCGTCGTCTTCACCCTGTGGGAGGGCCGCAAGGCGCTGCCGCACCCGAACTTCTTCACTCAGGACATGGCCGAGGCGGGCCCGCTGGACCCGCTCTCGGCCGGCGGCATCCTGCACGCGATCCTCGGCACGCTGGAGCAGATCACCGTCGCGCTCGCCCTGACCGTGCCCACCGGCATGGTCTGCGCGGTCTTCCTCAACGAGGTGCCGGGACGCTTCGCCCGGTTCGTGCGGACCGTCGTCGAGGCGATGACCGCGCTGCCGTCGATCGTCGCGGGCCTGTTCGTCTACGCGACGGTGATCCTCGCCCTCGGCTTCGACCGGTCCGGCCTCGCCGCCTCCCTCGCGCTCGCCGTGATGATGCTGCCGATCATCATCAGGGCGGCGGACGTGGTGATCCGGCTGGTGCCGGGGGCGCTGCGGGAGGCCTCGTACGCGCTGGGCACCTCGCGCTGGCGCACCGTCTGGCACGTGGTGCTGCCCACCGCGCGGTCCGGGCTGACCACCTCCGTCATCCTCGGCACCGCGCGCGGGATCGGCGAGACCTCGCCCGTGCTGCTGACCGCCGGATTCACCGCCGAGATCAACGGCGATCCGCTGTCGGGGCCGCAGGTCTCGCTGCCGCTCGCCACCTTCGAGTTCGTCAAGTCGCCCGAGCCCACGATGATCGCCCGCGGTTTCGGTACGGCGGCCGTCCTGATGGCGCTGGTGCTTGTGCTGTTCGTCGTCGCCCGCGTCATCGGCGGCCGGGGACCGGGGCAGCTGATCAGGCGTCAGGAACACCGCCGGGTCCAGGCGTCGCGGCGTGACGCCGAACGGTTCGCCGCCCGGTCCGGGCGGCGCGCGCCCCGCGAAACACCCATGGATACGAGGAGTGAGTGA
- the pstC gene encoding phosphate ABC transporter permease subunit PstC, whose amino-acid sequence MTRDTSGTAAPDAPRRLYADPGLPDRVFRGVARGGGGLVLAVMLLVGGFLLYRAWQALSRAGWSFLTTEAWEPDAGRFGIAAVLVGTVLIALVAIAVAVPLAVGGALYISEYAPPRLRRTLISVVDLMAAVPSVVYGLWGLFFFEGKILPTARWIATYLGWIPLFRVDGADPSDPLAPESVYTSSTLVAGVVVALMVAPIACSVMREVFSQAPVGEREGAYALGATRWGMIRSVVLPFGKGGMIGGTMLGLGRALGETIGVYLIISPVFEIQWHVVQSGAGSVAALIALRYGEASEFGMSALMAAGLALFLMTLVVNFAASSIVARSRSGAASE is encoded by the coding sequence GTGACGAGAGATACGAGTGGGACCGCGGCGCCGGACGCGCCGCGGCGGCTGTACGCGGATCCGGGGCTGCCCGACCGCGTGTTCAGGGGCGTGGCCCGCGGCGGCGGCGGGCTGGTGCTGGCGGTCATGCTGCTGGTCGGCGGATTCCTGCTCTACCGGGCCTGGCAGGCGCTGTCCCGGGCGGGCTGGTCGTTCCTGACGACCGAGGCGTGGGAGCCGGACGCCGGCCGCTTCGGGATCGCCGCCGTGCTGGTCGGGACGGTGCTCATCGCGCTGGTGGCCATCGCCGTCGCCGTACCGCTGGCGGTCGGCGGGGCGCTGTACATCTCCGAGTACGCGCCGCCCCGGCTGCGCCGCACGCTGATCAGCGTCGTCGACCTGATGGCGGCCGTGCCGTCGGTCGTCTACGGGCTGTGGGGGCTGTTCTTCTTCGAGGGGAAGATTCTCCCCACCGCCCGGTGGATCGCGACCTACCTGGGCTGGATCCCGCTCTTCCGGGTGGACGGCGCCGACCCGTCCGACCCGCTCGCCCCGGAGAGCGTGTACACCTCCTCCACACTGGTCGCGGGGGTCGTCGTGGCACTGATGGTCGCGCCGATCGCCTGCTCGGTGATGCGCGAGGTGTTCTCGCAGGCGCCGGTCGGTGAGCGCGAGGGCGCGTACGCACTGGGGGCCACCCGCTGGGGCATGATCCGCAGCGTCGTCCTGCCGTTCGGCAAGGGCGGCATGATCGGCGGCACCATGCTCGGTCTGGGCCGGGCGCTGGGCGAGACCATCGGGGTCTACCTGATCATCTCGCCGGTCTTCGAGATCCAGTGGCACGTGGTGCAGAGCGGGGCCGGTTCGGTTGCCGCGCTGATCGCCCTGCGCTACGGCGAGGCCAGCGAATTCGGCATGTCGGCGCTGATGGCCGCGGGCCTCGCGCTCTTCCTGATGACGCTCGTCGTCAACTTCGCGGCGTCGTCGATCGTCGCCCGCAGCCGGTCCGGCGCGGCGAGTGAGTGA
- a CDS encoding PH domain-containing protein: MTSPTPPAEPVYADRTFRSPAGIVGGVLLLLLICWIGGDAVIRGDDRVRWLAVAGMLTAVPLVVAFTLRPVVLANERRIRIRNPFRTITMPWTEVADLRAGYSSELFTEGGAKYQLWAVPVSLRQRKKAARQQSRRSLDDPYDRTSVHADVRDTKARMASADQSMADLRELVERAKTGTGAAPAATDSTEPSVAVRWAYEVIAPAVVGAVLLVVLFAAG, translated from the coding sequence ATGACGAGCCCCACACCACCCGCCGAGCCGGTCTACGCCGACCGGACCTTCCGCTCGCCCGCCGGGATCGTCGGGGGTGTCCTGCTGCTTCTGCTCATCTGCTGGATCGGCGGGGACGCCGTGATCCGGGGGGACGACCGGGTGCGGTGGCTGGCGGTGGCGGGGATGCTGACCGCGGTGCCGCTGGTCGTCGCGTTCACGCTGCGGCCCGTCGTGCTCGCCAATGAGCGGCGCATCCGGATCCGTAACCCGTTCCGGACGATCACCATGCCGTGGACCGAGGTCGCCGATCTGCGGGCCGGGTATTCGAGCGAGCTGTTCACCGAGGGCGGCGCCAAGTACCAGCTGTGGGCGGTGCCGGTCTCGCTGCGGCAGCGGAAGAAGGCGGCCCGGCAGCAGTCCCGGCGGTCGCTGGACGACCCGTACGACCGCACGTCCGTGCACGCCGATGTCCGCGACACCAAGGCCCGGATGGCGTCGGCCGACCAGAGCATGGCCGACCTGCGCGAGTTGGTGGAGCGGGCGAAGACGGGCACGGGTGCCGCCCCGGCGGCCACGGACTCCACGGAGCCGTCCGTCGCGGTGCGCTGGGCGTACGAGGTGATCGCACCGGCGGTGGTGGGCGCGGTGCTGCTGGTGGTGCTGTTCGCGGCCGGCTGA
- the deoC gene encoding deoxyribose-phosphate aldolase, whose translation MPTTAPAFSDATASDSALRRFLHGLPGVDAVGLEARAASLGTRSIKTTAKAYAIDLAISMIDLTTLEGADTPGKVRALAAKAVHPDPTDRTTPHTAAVCVYPDMAATAVAALAGSGVKVASVATAFPAGRAALDVKLADVRDAVAAGADEIDMVIDRGAFLSGRYLKVYEEILAVKAECARADGTDARLKVIFETGELSTYDNIRRASWLGMLAGADFIKTSTGKVGTNATPANTLLMLEAVRDFRAQTGVQIGVKPAGGIRTSKDAVKFLVLVNETAGEDWLDNHWFRFGASSLLNDLLMQRQKLSTGRYSGPDYVTVD comes from the coding sequence ATGCCCACCACAGCTCCCGCATTCTCCGACGCGACCGCGTCCGACAGTGCGCTGCGCCGCTTCCTGCACGGGCTGCCCGGCGTCGACGCCGTCGGCCTCGAAGCGCGCGCCGCGTCCCTCGGAACCCGTTCGATCAAGACGACGGCCAAGGCCTACGCCATCGATCTGGCCATCTCGATGATCGACCTGACGACGCTGGAAGGCGCGGATACCCCGGGCAAGGTCCGGGCCCTCGCCGCCAAGGCCGTCCATCCCGACCCGACCGACCGCACGACCCCGCACACCGCGGCGGTCTGCGTCTACCCCGACATGGCGGCGACCGCCGTCGCCGCGCTGGCCGGTTCCGGTGTGAAGGTGGCGTCGGTGGCGACGGCCTTCCCCGCCGGCCGCGCCGCGCTCGACGTGAAGCTCGCGGACGTCCGCGACGCCGTGGCCGCCGGGGCCGACGAGATCGACATGGTGATCGACCGGGGAGCCTTCCTCTCCGGCCGCTACCTGAAGGTGTACGAGGAGATCCTCGCCGTGAAGGCGGAGTGCGCGCGGGCCGACGGCACCGACGCCCGCCTGAAGGTGATCTTCGAGACGGGCGAGCTGTCCACGTACGACAACATCCGCCGCGCCTCCTGGCTCGGCATGCTGGCGGGCGCCGACTTCATCAAGACGTCGACCGGCAAGGTCGGGACGAACGCCACGCCCGCGAACACCCTGCTGATGCTGGAGGCCGTGCGCGACTTCCGCGCGCAGACCGGTGTGCAGATCGGCGTGAAGCCGGCCGGCGGCATCCGTACGTCCAAGGACGCGGTCAAGTTCCTGGTGCTGGTGAACGAGACCGCAGGCGAGGACTGGCTGGACAACCACTGGTTCCGGTTCGGCGCCTCCAGCCTGCTGAACGACCTGCTGATGCAGCGCCAGAAGCTCAGCACCGGCCGTTACTCCGGCCCCGATTACGTGACGGTGGACTGA
- a CDS encoding aldehyde dehydrogenase family protein — protein sequence MASAFEYAPAPESRSVVDIAPSYGLFIDGEFTEAADGKVFKTVSPSSEEVLSEVAQAGAADVDRAVKAARKAFEKWSALPGSERAKYLFRIARIIQERSRELAVLETLDNGKPIRETRDADLPLVAAHFFYYAGWADKLDHAGYGANPRPLGVAGQVIPWNFPLLMLAWKIAPALATGNTVVLKPAETTPLSALFFADICRQAGLPKGVVNILTGYGDAGAALVEHEDVNKVAFTGSTAVGKAIARQIAGTDKRVTLELGGKGANIVFDDAPIDQAVEGIVTGIFFNQGQVCCAGSRLLVQESIEDELLDALKRRLSTLRLGDPLDKNTDIGAINSAEQLARITALAETGEAEGAERWSAPCELPSTGYWFAPTLFTNVTQAHTIARDEIFGPVLSVLSFRTPDEAVAKANNSQYGLSAGIWTEKGSRILAVANKLRAGVVWANTFNKFDPTSPFGGYKESGFGREGGRHGLEAYLDVR from the coding sequence ATGGCATCTGCATTCGAGTACGCCCCCGCCCCCGAGTCGCGCTCGGTCGTCGACATCGCGCCCTCGTACGGGCTGTTCATCGACGGCGAGTTCACCGAGGCGGCCGACGGCAAGGTCTTCAAGACCGTCTCGCCGAGCAGCGAAGAGGTGCTCTCCGAGGTCGCGCAGGCCGGTGCGGCCGACGTCGACCGGGCCGTGAAGGCGGCCCGCAAGGCGTTCGAGAAGTGGTCGGCGCTGCCCGGCTCCGAGCGCGCCAAGTACCTCTTCCGGATCGCCCGGATCATCCAGGAGCGCAGCCGCGAGCTCGCCGTTCTCGAAACCCTCGACAACGGCAAGCCGATCAGGGAGACCCGCGACGCGGACCTCCCCCTGGTCGCCGCGCACTTCTTCTACTACGCGGGCTGGGCCGACAAGCTGGACCACGCCGGCTACGGCGCGAACCCGCGCCCCCTCGGCGTCGCGGGCCAGGTCATCCCGTGGAACTTCCCGCTGCTCATGCTCGCGTGGAAGATCGCCCCGGCGCTCGCCACCGGCAACACGGTGGTCCTCAAGCCCGCCGAGACGACCCCGCTCTCCGCGCTGTTCTTCGCGGACATCTGCCGTCAGGCGGGCCTGCCCAAGGGTGTCGTGAACATCCTCACCGGGTACGGGGACGCGGGCGCCGCCCTCGTCGAGCACGAGGACGTCAACAAGGTCGCCTTCACCGGCTCGACCGCGGTCGGCAAGGCCATCGCCCGCCAGATCGCCGGTACGGACAAGAGGGTCACCCTCGAACTGGGCGGCAAGGGCGCCAACATCGTCTTCGACGACGCCCCGATCGACCAGGCCGTCGAGGGCATCGTCACCGGCATCTTCTTCAACCAGGGCCAGGTCTGCTGCGCGGGCTCGCGGCTCCTCGTCCAGGAGTCGATCGAGGACGAACTGCTGGACGCGCTGAAGCGCCGGCTGTCCACGCTCCGGCTCGGCGACCCGCTGGACAAGAACACCGACATCGGCGCGATCAACTCCGCGGAGCAGCTCGCCCGGATCACCGCACTCGCCGAGACGGGCGAGGCGGAGGGCGCCGAACGCTGGTCCGCCCCCTGCGAACTCCCCTCCACCGGATACTGGTTCGCCCCGACGCTGTTCACCAACGTCACCCAGGCGCACACCATCGCCCGCGACGAGATCTTCGGCCCGGTGCTGTCGGTGCTGTCGTTCCGCACGCCCGACGAGGCGGTCGCCAAGGCCAACAACAGCCAGTACGGCCTCTCGGCCGGCATCTGGACGGAGAAGGGCTCCCGCATCCTCGCGGTGGCGAACAAGCTCCGGGCGGGCGTCGTCTGGGCCAACACGTTCAACAAGTTCGACCCGACCTCGCCCTTCGGCGGCTACAAGGAGTCGGGCTTCGGCCGCGAAGGCGGCCGTCACGGCCTGGAGGCGTACCTCGATGTCCGATAA
- a CDS encoding aldehyde dehydrogenase family protein — MSDNRLSVFKTYKLYVGGKFPRSESGRVYEVTDSKGKWLANAPQSSRKDARDAVVAARKAFGGWSGATAYNRGQILYRIAEMLEGRKDQFVREVADAEGLSKSKAAAVVDAAIDRWVWYAGWTDKIGQVVGGANPVAGPFFNLSTPEPTGVVTVLAPQESSFLGLVSVVAPVIATGNTAVVIASADSPLPALSLGEVLATSDLPGGVVNILSGRTAEIAAPLASHQDVNAIDLTGADADLAKELEIAAADNLKRVLRPQPVDKTVDWTADPGTHRLTAFLETKTVWHPTGALGVSGSSY; from the coding sequence ATGTCCGATAACCGTCTGAGCGTCTTCAAGACCTACAAGCTGTACGTCGGGGGCAAGTTCCCCCGCTCCGAGAGCGGCCGGGTGTACGAGGTGACGGACTCGAAGGGCAAGTGGCTGGCGAACGCCCCCCAGTCCTCCCGCAAGGACGCGCGCGACGCGGTCGTGGCCGCCCGCAAGGCGTTCGGCGGCTGGTCGGGGGCGACGGCGTACAACCGCGGCCAGATCCTCTACCGCATCGCGGAGATGCTGGAGGGCCGCAAGGACCAGTTCGTACGGGAAGTGGCTGACGCGGAGGGCCTGTCGAAGTCCAAGGCGGCGGCCGTCGTGGACGCGGCGATCGACCGCTGGGTCTGGTACGCCGGGTGGACCGACAAGATCGGCCAGGTCGTGGGCGGGGCGAACCCGGTCGCGGGCCCGTTCTTCAACCTGTCCACCCCCGAGCCGACCGGCGTGGTCACCGTCCTGGCACCCCAGGAATCGTCGTTCCTGGGCCTGGTCTCGGTCGTCGCCCCGGTGATCGCGACCGGCAACACGGCCGTCGTCATCGCTTCGGCGGACTCCCCGCTGCCCGCGCTCTCGCTGGGTGAGGTACTGGCCACCTCCGACCTGCCGGGCGGAGTGGTGAACATCCTGTCCGGGAGGACGGCGGAGATCGCGGCGCCGCTCGCGTCCCACCAGGACGTGAACGCCATCGACCTCACGGGCGCCGATGCCGACCTGGCGAAGGAGCTGGAGATCGCGGCGGCCGACAACCTGAAGCGGGTCCTGCGCCCACAGCCTGTGGACAAAACCGTGGACTGGACGGCCGATCCGGGCACCCACCGGCTGACGGCCTTCCTGGAGACGAAGACGGTCTGGCACCCGACGGGCGCACTGGGCGTCTCGGGCTCCTCCTACTGA
- a CDS encoding uridine kinase, with protein sequence MLDTNTGTGGSPARVNASHSCSVNSQPIPTRVVLLAGPSGSGKSSLAARTDLPVLRLDDFYKEGDDPTLPLVPGSTDIDWDSAQSWDADAAVAAIAELCRTGRTHVPVYDITTSSRVDREALHIERTPLFVAEGIFAADIVERCQELGVLADALCLRGRPTTTFRRRLLRDLREGRKSVPFLLRRGWRLMRAERRIVARQTALGAHPCGKEEALGRLAAAAAGRCRRAPAARGTV encoded by the coding sequence ATGCTCGATACCAACACGGGCACCGGGGGATCCCCTGCGCGGGTCAATGCCTCACACTCGTGTTCTGTGAATTCCCAACCGATCCCGACCCGCGTCGTGCTGCTCGCGGGCCCTTCCGGCTCCGGCAAGTCCTCCCTCGCCGCCCGCACCGACCTGCCGGTGCTGCGCCTGGACGACTTCTACAAGGAGGGCGACGACCCCACGCTGCCGCTCGTCCCCGGCAGCACGGACATCGACTGGGACTCCGCGCAGTCCTGGGACGCCGACGCCGCGGTCGCCGCGATCGCGGAACTCTGCCGCACGGGCCGCACACATGTCCCGGTCTACGACATCACCACGAGCTCCCGGGTCGACCGGGAGGCCCTCCACATCGAGCGCACGCCGCTGTTCGTGGCCGAGGGGATCTTCGCCGCGGACATAGTCGAGCGGTGCCAGGAGCTGGGCGTACTGGCGGACGCGCTGTGCCTGCGCGGCCGTCCGACGACGACGTTCCGCCGCCGCCTGCTGCGGGATCTGCGCGAGGGGCGCAAGTCGGTGCCGTTCCTGCTGCGGCGCGGGTGGCGGCTGATGCGGGCGGAACGGCGGATCGTGGCGCGGCAGACGGCGCTGGGCGCGCACCCGTGCGGCAAGGAAGAGGCACTGGGCCGGCTGGCCGCCGCGGCAGCCGGGCGGTGCCGCCGGGCGCCCGCGGCGCGGGGGACGGTCTAG
- a CDS encoding SigE family RNA polymerase sigma factor: protein MNATHSITASAVVTRLHDVGRSIEKSGAGSGRGCVRGAGRQHPSYMTVVDAPVGGNGGNNGGSAYGEVTGERKVPAQGEDAEAAFTAYVRERRASLYATAYHLTGDRFEAEDLLQSALFSTYRAWDRISDKAAVGGYLRRTMTNLHISAWRRRKLNEYPTEELPETAGDTDAMRGTELRAVLWQALARLPELQRTMLVLRYYEGRTDPEIAAILDISVGTVKSSIWRSLRRLREDEVLSFGRDEEESFGELVA from the coding sequence ATGAACGCAACTCACAGCATCACCGCAAGCGCAGTTGTCACGCGTCTCCATGACGTCGGCCGGAGTATCGAGAAGTCCGGCGCCGGGAGTGGACGGGGGTGCGTTCGTGGCGCCGGGCGTCAGCACCCGTCGTACATGACGGTGGTTGACGCGCCTGTGGGGGGCAACGGGGGGAACAACGGGGGCAGCGCGTACGGGGAGGTCACGGGGGAGCGGAAGGTCCCGGCACAGGGTGAGGACGCCGAAGCGGCGTTCACGGCCTACGTCCGGGAGCGCCGCGCCTCCCTGTACGCAACCGCCTACCACCTGACCGGCGACCGGTTCGAGGCCGAGGATCTGCTGCAGAGCGCACTCTTCTCGACGTACCGGGCGTGGGACCGGATCAGCGACAAGGCGGCGGTCGGCGGCTATCTGCGCCGCACCATGACGAACCTGCACATCAGTGCCTGGCGCAGGCGCAAGCTCAACGAGTACCCGACCGAGGAGCTGCCGGAGACGGCGGGCGACACGGACGCGATGCGCGGCACGGAACTGCGCGCCGTGCTCTGGCAGGCGCTGGCGCGGCTGCCGGAACTCCAGCGCACGATGCTGGTCCTTCGTTACTACGAGGGCCGCACCGATCCGGAGATCGCGGCCATCCTCGACATCAGTGTCGGCACGGTGAAGTCCAGCATCTGGCGGTCGCTCCGCCGGCTGCGCGAGGACGAGGTCCTCAGCTTCGGCCGTGACGAGGAGGAGTCCTTCGGCGAGCTGGTGGCCTGA
- the afsQ1 gene encoding two-component system response regulator AfsQ1 encodes MPFLLLIEDDDAIRTALELSLSRQGHRVATAATGEDGLKLLREQRPDLIVLDVMLPGIDGFEVCRRIRRTDQLPIILLTARSDDIDVVVGLESGADDYVVKPVQGRVLDARIRAVLRRGERESTDSASFGSVVIDRSAMTVTKNGEDLQLTPTELRLLLELSRRPGQALSRQQLLRLVWEHDYLGDSRLVDACVQRLRAKVEDVPSSPTLIRTVRGVGYRLDSPQ; translated from the coding sequence GTGCCTTTCCTGTTGCTGATCGAGGACGACGACGCCATCCGCACGGCCCTCGAACTCTCGCTGTCGCGCCAGGGCCACCGTGTGGCCACTGCCGCGACGGGAGAGGACGGCCTGAAACTGCTGCGTGAGCAGCGGCCGGACCTGATCGTGCTGGATGTGATGCTGCCCGGGATCGACGGCTTCGAGGTGTGCCGGCGTATCCGGCGCACCGACCAGCTGCCGATCATTCTGCTGACCGCGCGCAGCGACGACATCGACGTCGTGGTCGGGCTGGAGTCCGGTGCCGACGACTATGTGGTGAAACCCGTGCAGGGCCGGGTGCTCGACGCCCGTATCCGCGCGGTGCTGCGTCGCGGCGAGCGCGAATCCACCGACTCCGCGTCCTTCGGGAGCGTGGTGATCGACCGTTCCGCCATGACCGTGACCAAGAACGGGGAGGATCTGCAGCTCACGCCGACCGAGCTGCGCCTCCTGCTGGAGCTGAGCCGCCGACCGGGTCAGGCCCTGTCCCGACAGCAGTTGCTGCGGCTGGTCTGGGAGCACGACTACCTCGGTGACTCCCGGCTGGTCGACGCGTGTGTGCAGCGGCTGCGGGCCAAGGTGGAGGACGTGCCGTCCTCGCCGACGCTGATCCGTACCGTCCGGGGTGTGGGCTACCGACTGGACTCGCCTCAGTGA